The Thalassotalea agarivorans region CCTACGACTAATTTGTCGATAATAGGCTCCGACTGTTCAAACACTGCAGGATTGCTCGCTAACTGTTCTTTCAACACAACATCTCCACTGCGTCCAAGACCAGCAATTGAAATAAACCCGGCGGACGAGCTTTTTGCTGTTGCCATCATGCCTACGAGCGAACCCTCGCTATGCCCGGCGACAAAAATACGCTTGAAGCCATGTTGTTGCTGTAAATAAGTTATCCACCCTGTCGCATCATTTACATAATGCTCGAAGCGTAAATCTTGCTCTGCAATAGCTGCAGGTGCAGAAGCAGCCACACCACGTTTGTCGTAACGCAACGATGCAATGCCATCTTTGGCGAAATGCTGAGCAACCATCTTTAAGGCATTGTTGGTCATTTGCGTATTGTTCCCATTACGATCAGTTGGTCCAGAACCAGCAATAATCAGCACCACGGTTTCGCTTTTGTTCGCAGGCATCAGCAAAGAGCCAGCTAGCTCGCCCTGTTCAGTTTTTAAGGTAACGTTTTGCTCTGCAGCATAAGCAGTGTTTATTAGTATAAGCGCGCTTAGCACCAGCATTATTTGTTTAACCATATTGCTTCCTATCCGAGTGTTTTTAACACCATTTTTAATGACACTAAGAGCAAAAATACTCCAAACAACTTGGCCAAAATATGTTTGGGGAGTCTATGAGCTAACTTCGCTCCTAACGGAGCACAAGCCATAGACAAAGGTATTATTGCACCAACTGCTATCCAATTTACATAGCCAAGGTTACCTAAAGGTAAATTTTGTTGGTGCCAACCAGCGACAATAAAACTAACCGCACTAGGCAAGCTAATAATAACGCCAAACACAGCAGACGTAGCAACAGCTTGATGAATCGTTTTGTTCATCATGGTTAACACCGGCACGCTTAATGTACCGCCACCAATGCCCATCATCGCCGATAAACTGCCAATTGCTGTTGGAAAACTTGCACCGACAATACCTTTTGGTGGCTTTTGCCAACGGGTTTTAACCGTAATCCCCAGTAGCATTTTTAAGCCTACCAAGGTTGCGATACATGCAAAGATAATCGACAAGCTCAAGCTACTTATCTTAGTCGCTACAAAGACACCCAATATGGAACCTAACACTAGAGGAAGCGCCCAGTGTAAAACCAAGTTTACATCGACTTTACCTTTTCGATAATGTGCATAGGCAGAAGATAAGCCAGTAAATACAATACATGTAAGCGAAGTGGCTACTGCGATATGCATAGAATATTGATCTGCCAGATTAAAATATCGCAACATAAAATCGAGTACGGGTACAATCACAATACCGCCACCTACACCCAATAGTCCGGCAAGGATACCCGACGCAACGCCAGTAATAATCATGGCTAAGAGAAAAATTAGCAAGGTAGAAAAATCCAAAGAAACGCGTTGCCAATTACTTTAACCTGAGAGCAAAGAAAAACAAAGCGGGGTCTTTTTTTTCTGGTCAGATGTGTTAGATTAGGCTCCCAAAAGAATGACAAGCAGTACCATGAAACTTCACAAAATTCCGGGTTATATACAAACCATCTATCTTGCAGAATATCGTAATAAGCTACTTTTGTTAGATGGCTGCTCCCGTGCTGATGTTTCCGTTGTCATTGATTACATCAAAAATACCCTGTCTCGTCCTGTCGAACATTTAGATACTGTTGTTGTTACTCACATGCATCCAGACCATGCTGGTGGTGCCACATTTTTGCGTAACTTAACGGGATGTAAAATCGTTACCGCAGACATCGCGGGAAATTGGTATGACGGTATCGATGGCTTTGCCATGCATCTGACAGATATCTGGTTAGCAAAATGGGTTGCAGGAAGAATGGGGAAAAAGAAAGTGCCTTTGTATTACCCTCGCATACTCGATCCAGATATCATGTTAGTAGATCGCGAGTACCTACCGGGTTTTTCAGATTGGCAAATCATTTACACTCAGGGTCATACAGACCGCGATATTTCGTTGTTGCATTTACCCACTAATCAGATTTACATTGCTGATCTTATTGTCAAAGTAAAAGACAAATTCGTACCACCGTATCCAATTTTTTATCCTAATCGCTACAGAGCATCAATTAAGCTACTTACTTTACTAGCGCCTACAAAGTATTTGTTGGCCCATGGTGGCGAGCAAGCCTTATCAGAAGAGCAGTTAACTAAGATAATTGAAGATGCGCCGACCGTGCCGCTAACCCATTGGCGAAGCGTAAAAGGAAAAATACGTAAAATATTGGGCTTCTAAAGTAGAAATTTTGTCCAATAATCGCTAAGGTTAAATCACACTCAACGACTAAAAATAATTCATAGCATGCGTGTGAAGTTACTGTTAGTTCTCTTTA contains the following coding sequences:
- a CDS encoding alpha/beta hydrolase, which codes for MVKQIMLVLSALILINTAYAAEQNVTLKTEQGELAGSLLMPANKSETVVLIIAGSGPTDRNGNNTQMTNNALKMVAQHFAKDGIASLRYDKRGVAASAPAAIAEQDLRFEHYVNDATGWITYLQQQHGFKRIFVAGHSEGSLVGMMATAKSSSAGFISIAGLGRSGDVVLKEQLASNPAVFEQSEPIIDKLVVGETVDNVNPLLNALFRPSIQPYLMSWIKYDPAKEIKRLSVPVLIVQGTTDIQVKEVDAKALSAAYPKAKLVIIEGMNHVLKDAPKERMANFATYMQPDTPLSESLMPAMTSFIKANESL
- a CDS encoding MBL fold metallo-hydrolase → MKLHKIPGYIQTIYLAEYRNKLLLLDGCSRADVSVVIDYIKNTLSRPVEHLDTVVVTHMHPDHAGGATFLRNLTGCKIVTADIAGNWYDGIDGFAMHLTDIWLAKWVAGRMGKKKVPLYYPRILDPDIMLVDREYLPGFSDWQIIYTQGHTDRDISLLHLPTNQIYIADLIVKVKDKFVPPYPIFYPNRYRASIKLLTLLAPTKYLLAHGGEQALSEEQLTKIIEDAPTVPLTHWRSVKGKIRKILGF
- a CDS encoding sulfite exporter TauE/SafE family protein, whose translation is MLIFLLAMIITGVASGILAGLLGVGGGIVIVPVLDFMLRYFNLADQYSMHIAVATSLTCIVFTGLSSAYAHYRKGKVDVNLVLHWALPLVLGSILGVFVATKISSLSLSIIFACIATLVGLKMLLGITVKTRWQKPPKGIVGASFPTAIGSLSAMMGIGGGTLSVPVLTMMNKTIHQAVATSAVFGVIISLPSAVSFIVAGWHQQNLPLGNLGYVNWIAVGAIIPLSMACAPLGAKLAHRLPKHILAKLFGVFLLLVSLKMVLKTLG